One genomic segment of Hevea brasiliensis isolate MT/VB/25A 57/8 chromosome 3, ASM3005281v1, whole genome shotgun sequence includes these proteins:
- the LOC110661792 gene encoding uncharacterized protein LOC110661792, with translation MIVTMDLNVSPVPEDDEENFEKHVEPDRFESGAETARREREERRKRLRNERSDDRPVHVSQQSIHDQYYSIKQYKTYDKTKLPPGWLDCPSVGQEIFGIIPSKVPLGEAYNDCVPPGKRYSFKQVFHQQRVLGRRLGLVIDLTNTTRYYSPKDLEKEGIKYVKIQCKGRDSVPDNASVNNFVYEVTQFITRQKSKKHILVHCTHGHNRTGYMVVHYIMRSLPMSVTQAIKLFADARPPGIYKPDYIKALYEFYHETKPDMVVCPPTPEWKRSSDLDLNGEALPDDDDDGGSAASLHENHETDAIMTNDDILGDEIPIDQLKALRLFCYQTLNIPVRGNPQFPGSHPVSLNRENLQLLRQRYYYATWKADGTRYMMLIMIDGCYLIDRSFNFRRVQMRFPCRGTNEGLADKTHHYTLLDGEMIIDTLPDSQKQERRYLIYDVMAINQMSVIERPFYERWKMLEKEVIEPRNYERHHIYQSRNPYYRYDLEPFRVRRKDFWLLSTVTKLLKEFIPKLSHDADGLIFQGWDDPYVPRTHEGLLKWKYPEMNSVDFLFEVDADDRQLLYLHERGKKKLMEGNTVVFRDGSDPSSYSGKIIECSWDSDEQVWVCMRVRTDKSSPNDFNTYRKVMRSIKDNITEDILLNEIYEIIRLPMYADRIRNDSKAHQHTASARRR, from the exons GAGCGTGAAGAAAGACGCAAGCGTTTGAGGAATGAACGTTCAGATGACAGACCTGTGCATGTGTCTCAGCAGTCAATACATGATCAGTACTATTCAATCAAACAATATAAAACTTACGATAAAACTAAGCTCCCTCCTG GCTGGTTAGATTGCCCTTCAGTTGGTCAGGAAATCTTTGGTATTATTCCCTCTAAGGTTCCACTTGGTGAAGCCTATAATGACTGTGTTCCTCCTGGAAAAAGATACTCTTTTAAACAAGTGTTTCATCAACAAAGAGTATTAGGAAGAAGA cttggtttggtgattGATTTGACAAATACTACCCGTTACTATTCACCAAAAGATTTGGAAAAAGAGGGTATTAAGTATGTTAAG ATTCAATGTAAGGGGCGTGATTCTGTACCTGACAATGCATCTGTAAATAACTTTGTTTATGAG gtTACACAGTTTATCACTCGTCAAAAATCTAAGAAGCATATTCTCGTTCATTGTACGCATGGGCATAATCGCACAGGTTATATGGTTGTCCATTACATAATGCGCTCACTGCCAATGTCTGTTACACAG GCAATAAAATTATTTGCTGATGCACGCCCTCCAGGAATCTATAAACCAGACTATATTAAGGCCTTGTATGAATTTTATCATGAAACAAAGCCAGACATGGTTGTTTGCCCACCAACTCCAGAGTGGAAGAGATCTTCTGATCTAGATCTTAATGGTGAAGCATtgccagatgatgatgatgatggaggTTCTGCTGCTTCTTTGCAT GAAAATCATGAGACGGATGCTATAATGACAAATGATGATATTCTTGGAGATGAAATACCTATTGATCAGCTGAAAGCTTTGCGACTATTTTGCTACCAAACACTAAATATTCCT GTAAGAGGAAACCCACAATTCCCAGGGTCACATCCAGTATCTCTCAACAG GGAAAATCTGCAGCTGTTAAGGCAGCGATATTATTATGCAACATGGAAAGCTGATGGAACAAGATACATGATGCTAATTATGATAGATGGCTGTTATTTGATTGATAGGAGTTTTAATTTCAGAAGGGTCCAGATGAGGTTTCCTTGTAGAGGCACAAATGAA GGTTTAGCTGATAAGACACACCACTATACCTTACTTGATGGGGAGATGATTATTGATACTCTGCCAGACTCCCAGAAACAGGAGAGAAGATACCTTATCTATGATGTGATGGCAATTAACCAAATGTCCGTTATAGAG AGGCCTTTTTATGAACGATGGAAGATGCTTGAAAAAGAAGTGATTGAGCCTCGGAATTATGAACGGCACCATATTTATCAGAGCAGGAATCCTTATTATAGATATGATTTGGAGCCCTTCAGG GTTAGAAGAAAGGATTTTTGGTTGCTTTCTACTGTTACCAAGCTTTTAAAGGAATTTATTCCAAAGCTTTCACATGATGCTGATGGTCTCATTTTCCAG GGTTGGGATGATCCCTATGTTCCTCGCACTCATGAAGGGCTTCTGAAGTGGAAGTATCCAGAAATGAATTCAGTTGACTTTCTATTTGAG GTGGATGCTGATGATCGCCAGTTACTTTATCTTCATGAACGAGGGAAAAAGAAGCTGATGGAAGGGAATACAGTTGTATTCAGAG ATGGTTCAGATCCCTCTTCATATTCAGGGAAAATCATTGAGTGTTCTTGGGATTCAGATGAACAGGTATGGGTTTGTATGCGGGTCCGGACAGATAAATCTTCgccaaatgattttaatacctacagAAAG GTGATGCGAAGCATCAAGGACAATATAACGGAGGACATCTTGTTGAATGAGATTTATGAGATTATTCGCCTGCCCATGTATGCTGATAGGATTAGAAATGATAGTAAAGCTCACCAGCACACAGCTTCAGCACGACGCAGGTGA
- the LOC110661793 gene encoding protein DEFECTIVE IN EXINE FORMATION 1: MNSSAATWIFLICLLLGASANSAYGDDSKKNKFRDREASDDSLGYPEIDEDALLNTQCPRNLELRWQTEVSSSIYATPLIADINSDGKLDIVVPSFVHYLEVLEGSDGDKMPGWPAFHQSTVHASPLLYDIDKDGVREIALATYNGEVLFFRVSGYMMTEKLVVPRRSVKKDWHVGLNPDPVDRSHPDVHDDQLVFEAAEKKSGSQTTVSRPEVNSSVSASTESHPPLNVSVPVNEKKMNESQKESVITLPTGVDNTSINTGSVGINNTDNGKNTGSVETNSTEKGTKTGRRLLDDDNSKGAQEGSSESGENNHEDAHEATVENDEGLEADADSSFELFRDNDELGDEYNYDYDDYVDESMWGDEEWTEGQHEKLEDYVNIDSHILCTPVIADIDNDGVSEMIVAVSYFFDHEYYDNPDNLKELGGIDIGKYVAGSIVVFNLDTKQVKWTRELDLSTDTSTFRAYIYSSPTVVDLDGDGNLDILVGTSFGLFYVLDHHGNIREKFPLEMAEIQGAVVAADINDDGKIELVTTDTHGNVAAWTSQGKEIWERHLKSLVSQGPTIGDVDGDGHTDVVVPTLSGNIYVLSGKDGSIVRPYPYRTHGRVMNQVLLVDLSKRGEKRKGLSLVTTSFDGYLYLVDGPTSCADVVDIGETSYSMVLADNVDGGDDLDLVVTTMNGNVFCFSTPVPHHPLKAWKSANQGRNNVANQYNREGIYITPSSRAFRDEEGKNFWVEIEIIDRYRFPSGSQAPYKVTTTLLVPGNYQGERTIKQNQTFDAPGRYRIKLPTVGVRTTGTVLVEMVDKNGLYFSDEFSLTFHMYYYKLLKWLLVLPMLGMFGLLVILRPQEAMPLPSFSRNTDL, translated from the exons ATGAATTCCTCCGCGGCCACTTGGATTTTCCTTATTTGTTTGCTTTTGGGTGCTTCTGCAAATTCCGCTTATGGAGACGACTCCAAGAAGAATAAATTTCGGGACCGAGAGGCCAGCGATGACTCCCTCGGTTACCCTGAAAT AGACGAAGATGCATTGTTGAATACACAGTGCCCTAGAAATTTGGAGCTGAGATGGCAGACGGAAGTTAGCTCTAGCATTTACGCTACTCCCTTGATCGCTGATATTAACAG TGATGGAAAACTTGATATAGTAGTTCCTTCTTTTGTTCACTACCTTGAAGTTCTTGAAGGTTCTGATGGAGACAAAATGCCTG GCTGGCCTGCCTTCCACCAGTCAACAGTGCATGCCAGTCCTCTCCTTTATGATATTGACAAGGATGGTGTGAGAGAAATTGCTTTGGCTACCTATAATGGTGAAGTCCTCTTTTTCAG GGTGTCAGGCTACATGATGACGGAGAAATTGGTGGTACCTCGGAGGAGTGTTAAAAAGGATTGGCATGTGGGTTTGAATCCTGACCCTGTGGATCGTTCTCATCCAGATGTTCATGATGACCAACTTGTGTTCGAGGCTGCTGAGAAGAAATCAGGGTCTC AAACAACTGTAAGTAGACCAGAAGTGAACAGTTCAGTTTCTGCTTCAACTGAAAGTCACCCTCCATTGAATGTATCTGTTCCTGTgaatgaaaagaaaatgaatgagAGTCAGAAAGAGTCGGTCATCACACTGCCCACAGGTGTAGATAATACTTCTATAAATACAGGGTCGGTTGGAATTAATAATACTGATAATGGAAAAAACACTGGGTCAGTTGAAACAAATAGTACTGAGAAGGGAACAAAAACTGGGAGAAGACTTCTGGATGATGACAATTCCAAGGGTGCCCAGGAAGGTAGTTCAGAATCTGGAGAGAATAACCATGAGGATGCTCATGAGGCAACTGTGGAAAATGATGAAGGGTTGGAAGCAGATGCAGATTCTTCTTTCGAGTTATTCCGTGATAATGATGAGCTAGGTGATGAGTACAATTATGACTATGATGATTATGTTGATGAATCCATGTGGGGAGATGAAGAGTGGACTGAAGGGCAACATGAGAAATTGGAGGATTATGTTAATATTGATTCACATATCCTGTGCACTCCC GTCATAGCAGACATTGATAATGATGGGGTATCAGAAATGATTGTTGCAGTTTCATACTTCTTTGACCATGA GTATTATGACAATCCAGATAATTTGAAAGAACTGGGTGGCATTGATATTGGAAAATATGTTGCCGGTTCTATTGTTGTATTTAACCTTGACACGAAGCAAGTTAAGTGGACTAGAGAATTGGATCTAAGTACAGATACTTCAACCTTCCGTGCATATATATATTCTTCTCCCACGGTGGTTGATTTGGACGGGGATGGAAATTTGGATATTCTCGTTGGAACTTCATTTGGCTTGTTCTATGTCTTGGATCATCATG GAAATATTAGAGAAAAGTTTCCTTTAGAAATGGCTGAAATTCAAGGAGCTGTAGTTGCGGCTGACATCAATGATGATGGCAAAATTGAACTAGTGACTACTGATACACATGGAAATGTTGCTGCGTGGACGTCACAAGGAAAAGAAATTTGGGAGAGGCATCTCAAGAGTCTTGTTTCTCAG GGCCCAACAATAGGTGATGTTGATGGAGATGGCCATACTGATGTTGTAGTACCAACCCTGTCAGGGAACATATATGTTCTTAGCGGCAAGGATGGTTCAATTGTACGGCCATATCCATATAGAACACATGGGAGAGTGATGAATCAAGTTCTTCTTGTTGATTTAAGTAAACGTGGGGAGAAACGCAAGGGACTCAGTCTGGTGACAACATCATTTGATGGATATTTGTACCTTGTAGATGGGCCCACATCTTGTGCTGATGTTGTTGATATTGGTGAAACTTC ATATAGCATGGTCTTGGCAGACAACGTTGATGGTGGAGATGACCTTGACCTTGTTGTCACaacaatgaatggaaatgttttttgCTTCTCAACTCCTGTTCCACATCATCCCCTTAAG GCTTGGAAATCAGCTAATCAAGGAAGAAATAATGTTGCAAACCAATACAACCGTGAAGGGATCTATATTACACCTTCTTCAAGAGCTTTCCGTGATGAGGAGGGGAAGAACTTCTGGGTGGAGATTGAGATTATAGATAGATACAGATTCCCATCTGGGTCTCAAGCACCTTATAAAGTCACT ACGACTTTGTTAGTTCCAGGTAATTACCAAGGCGAGAGAACAATAAAGCAGAATCAAACCTTTGATGCTCCAGGAAGATATCGCATTAAACTTCCAACAGTTGGCGTAAGGACCACAGGGACTGTATTGGTGGAGATGGTTGACAAGAATGGACTTTATTTCTCAGATGAGTTCTCTCTCACATTCCATATGTATTATTATAAACTTCTGAAGTGGCTTCTTGTTCTCCCAATGCTTGGGATGTTTGGTTTGCTAGTCATTCTTCGTCCACAGGAGGCGATGCCTTTACCATCATTTTCACGGAACACTGACCTGTGA
- the LOC110661791 gene encoding uncharacterized protein LOC110661791, whose amino-acid sequence MNFRSLEEFWPFYVTQHSKPSTRRWHFVGTLTSILSLLYSVFFNMWFLFFVPFFGYGFAWYSHFFVERNVPATFGHPFWSLLCDFKMFGLMLTGQMDREIKRLGKRPVLQSF is encoded by the coding sequence ATGAATTTCAGGAGCTTGGAAGAGTTCTGGCCTTTCTATGTGACACAACACTCAAAACCATCAACGAGGCGTTGGCATTTTGTGGGTACACTTACAAGTATTCTCTCTTTGCTATACTCGGTGTTTTTTAATATGTGGTTTTTGTTTTTTGTACCCTTCTTTGGGTATGGTTTCGCATGGTACAGCCATTTCTTTGTGGAAAGGAACGTTCCTGCAACCTTTGGGCATCCATTTTGGTCTCTTCTATGTGATTTTAAGATGTTTGGATTGATGCTTACCGGCCAAATGGATAGAGAGATCAAGAGGCTTGGAAAGAGGCCTGTGTTGCAGAGCTTTTAG